In one Kineococcus rhizosphaerae genomic region, the following are encoded:
- a CDS encoding DUF1801 domain-containing protein, giving the protein MPDNGKTPAQNIDELVERSAGWRGEVLAQCRRTILSVDDGIVEEWKYMGAPVWDRYGTLVVGGVFKAKVKMGFLWGASLADPKGLFNGELGGNQRRSVEFAEGDTVDTEGFADLVREAVRHNAAKKKK; this is encoded by the coding sequence GTGCCGGACAACGGGAAGACCCCCGCCCAGAACATCGACGAACTCGTCGAGCGCAGCGCCGGCTGGCGCGGTGAGGTCCTCGCGCAGTGCCGCCGGACCATCCTGTCCGTCGACGACGGGATCGTCGAGGAGTGGAAGTACATGGGTGCCCCGGTCTGGGACCGGTACGGGACGCTCGTCGTCGGCGGGGTGTTCAAGGCCAAGGTGAAGATGGGTTTCCTGTGGGGTGCCTCGCTGGCGGACCCGAAGGGCCTGTTCAACGGTGAGCTCGGCGGGAACCAGCGCCGGTCGGTGGAGTTCGCCGAGGGCGACACCGTCGACACCGAGGGGTTCGCCGACCTGGTCCGGGAAGCCGTGCGCCACAACGCGGCCAAGAAGAAGAAGTAG
- a CDS encoding CstA-like transporter-associated (seleno)protein: protein MRRVWAALRWARRQVDGEERWEAYLGRCAEHGHAPLSRGAFERRRADARAVRPGARCC, encoded by the coding sequence GTGAGACGCGTGTGGGCGGCGCTGCGCTGGGCGCGGCGGCAGGTCGACGGCGAGGAGCGCTGGGAGGCGTACCTGGGCCGGTGCGCCGAGCACGGCCACGCGCCGCTGAGCCGGGGCGCCTTCGAACGCCGGCGCGCCGACGCGCGGGCCGTCCGGCCCGGTGCCCGCTGCTGCTGA
- a CDS encoding carbon starvation CstA family protein produces MQSEHLEVARRRPSPRSVAVWTAVAVVGAACWTVLALARGESVNALWILFAALASYAIAYRFYSRFIAYRVLGADDRRATPAEKNANGVDFEVTDRRVLFGHHFAAIAGAGPLVGPVLAAQMGYLPGTVWIVVGVIFAGAVQDLTVLFFSMRRGGRSLGQMVREEIGLVGGVAALVAVFAIMIIILAVLALIVVNALADSPWGVFSIALTIPIALFMGVYLRYLRPGKVLEATGVGVVLLLAAIVGGGYVESWGLAGALTLTPQTLVVALVVYGFVASVLPVWLLLTPRDYLSTFMKVGVIVLLAVSLVVARPVLANDAVTSFAREGNGPVFAGSLFPFVFITIACGALSGFHALIASGTTPKMVAKERQVRLIGYGGMLMESFVAISALIAASVIDQGLYYAVNSPAGATGGTAESAARFVSGLGFTTSPDALAGAAQAVGEDSVVSRTGGAPALALGISQVFHQAFGGGLQAFWYHFAIMFEALFILTAVDAGTRVGRFMLQDTVGNVWKRFGDLSWRPGNVVASAVVVGAWGYFLYTGVTDPLGGINQLFPLFGIANQLLAAIALTLVTTLLVKHGKARYAWVTAVPLAWDLVATMTASWQKVFSANPAIGYFAQRSKYADALASGQVLAPAKDAAQMQQVVTNSTVNGVLQSVFALLVLVVAVNAAVVVVRALRAGGLPTTEEPAVESRLVEPAGIVVLPDERRELERARAGGRS; encoded by the coding sequence TTGCAGTCCGAGCACCTCGAGGTGGCGCGACGGCGCCCCTCACCCCGGTCGGTCGCGGTGTGGACGGCGGTGGCCGTGGTCGGCGCCGCCTGCTGGACGGTCCTGGCCCTCGCGCGCGGCGAGTCCGTCAACGCCCTGTGGATCCTGTTCGCGGCGCTGGCGTCCTACGCGATCGCGTACCGGTTCTACTCCCGGTTCATCGCCTACCGGGTGCTGGGTGCCGACGACCGCCGGGCCACCCCGGCGGAGAAGAACGCCAACGGCGTCGACTTCGAGGTGACCGACCGGCGGGTCCTGTTCGGCCACCACTTCGCCGCCATCGCCGGGGCCGGCCCGCTGGTCGGGCCCGTGCTCGCCGCGCAGATGGGCTACCTGCCGGGCACCGTCTGGATCGTCGTCGGGGTGATCTTCGCCGGGGCCGTGCAGGACCTGACGGTGCTGTTCTTCTCGATGCGCCGCGGCGGGCGCAGCCTGGGGCAGATGGTCCGCGAGGAGATCGGCCTCGTCGGCGGCGTCGCGGCGCTCGTCGCCGTGTTCGCCATCATGATCATCATCCTGGCCGTGCTCGCGCTCATCGTCGTCAACGCCCTGGCCGACTCCCCGTGGGGCGTGTTCTCCATCGCCCTGACGATCCCCATCGCGCTGTTCATGGGCGTCTACCTGCGCTACCTGCGGCCCGGGAAGGTCCTGGAGGCCACCGGCGTCGGCGTGGTCCTGCTGCTGGCCGCGATCGTCGGCGGCGGGTACGTGGAGAGCTGGGGCCTGGCCGGCGCCCTCACGCTGACGCCGCAGACCCTCGTGGTCGCCCTCGTGGTCTACGGCTTCGTCGCCTCGGTGCTGCCCGTGTGGCTGCTGCTGACCCCGCGCGACTACCTCTCGACGTTCATGAAGGTCGGCGTCATCGTCCTGCTGGCCGTCAGCCTCGTCGTGGCGCGGCCGGTGCTGGCCAACGACGCCGTGACGTCGTTCGCGCGCGAGGGGAACGGGCCGGTGTTCGCGGGGTCGCTGTTCCCGTTCGTGTTCATCACCATCGCCTGCGGGGCGCTGTCGGGCTTCCACGCGCTCATCGCCTCCGGCACGACGCCGAAGATGGTCGCGAAGGAACGCCAGGTCCGGCTCATCGGGTACGGCGGCATGCTCATGGAGAGCTTCGTCGCGATCAGCGCGCTCATCGCGGCCTCGGTCATCGACCAGGGGCTGTACTACGCGGTCAACTCCCCGGCGGGGGCGACGGGCGGCACCGCCGAGTCCGCCGCGCGCTTCGTCTCCGGGCTGGGGTTCACGACGTCCCCCGACGCCCTGGCCGGCGCGGCGCAGGCCGTGGGCGAGGACAGCGTCGTGTCCCGCACGGGCGGCGCCCCGGCGCTGGCGCTGGGGATCTCCCAGGTGTTCCACCAGGCGTTCGGCGGTGGGCTGCAGGCGTTCTGGTACCACTTCGCGATCATGTTCGAGGCGCTGTTCATCCTCACCGCGGTCGACGCCGGGACGCGCGTGGGCCGGTTCATGCTGCAGGACACGGTCGGCAACGTCTGGAAGAGGTTCGGGGACCTGTCCTGGCGGCCCGGCAACGTCGTGGCCAGCGCCGTCGTCGTCGGTGCGTGGGGGTACTTCCTCTACACCGGGGTCACCGATCCCCTCGGCGGGATCAACCAGCTGTTCCCGCTGTTCGGGATCGCCAACCAGCTGCTCGCCGCGATCGCGCTGACGCTCGTGACGACGTTGCTCGTCAAGCACGGCAAGGCCCGGTACGCGTGGGTCACGGCCGTCCCGCTGGCGTGGGACCTCGTGGCCACGATGACGGCGAGCTGGCAGAAGGTGTTCTCCGCGAACCCGGCCATCGGCTACTTCGCGCAGCGCTCGAAGTACGCCGACGCCCTGGCCTCGGGCCAGGTCCTGGCCCCGGCGAAGGACGCCGCGCAGATGCAGCAGGTCGTGACGAACTCGACGGTGAACGGGGTCCTGCAGTCGGTGTTCGCGCTGCTGGTGCTCGTGGTCGCCGTCAACGCCGCCGTCGTGGTGGTGCGGGCCCTGCGGGCCGGGGGGCTGCCGACGACGGAGGAGCCGGCCGTGGAGTCCCGGCTCGTCGAACCGGCCGGGATCGTGGTCCTGCCCGACGAGCGGCGCGAGCTGGAGCGGGCCCGGGCCGGGGGCCGGTCGTGA
- a CDS encoding carbon-nitrogen hydrolase family protein has translation MEIACLQTAGVSGDPGANLDALGRRAAEAAAGGASLLITPEMFLTGYDLGPDTPARVRALAPGLLDRVRALAREHSIALVVGLPEVVGDDCFNAAVLVGPDGRVLARHHKVHLFGDVDRAAFTAGDRLVTTADLDGLRIALLICYDVEFPEAVRAAALAGAHLVAVPTAQMHPFELVAEQVVRVRAWENQVHVAYVDRDGHEGSFDYVGRSSVVAPDGTVLASVEHGEALLFATVDPGAVERAQRANPYLADRRAALYGPLVG, from the coding sequence GTGGAGATCGCCTGCCTGCAGACCGCCGGGGTGAGCGGGGACCCCGGGGCCAACCTGGACGCGCTCGGGCGCCGGGCCGCCGAGGCCGCCGCCGGCGGGGCCTCGCTGCTCATCACCCCGGAGATGTTCCTCACCGGCTACGACCTGGGTCCCGACACCCCGGCCCGCGTGCGCGCCCTGGCCCCCGGCCTGCTCGACCGGGTCCGGGCGCTCGCCCGCGAGCACTCGATCGCGCTGGTCGTGGGCCTGCCCGAGGTCGTGGGGGACGACTGCTTCAACGCCGCCGTCCTCGTCGGCCCCGACGGGCGGGTGCTGGCCCGCCACCACAAGGTCCACCTGTTCGGCGACGTCGACCGCGCCGCCTTCACCGCGGGCGACCGGCTCGTCACGACCGCCGACCTCGACGGTCTGCGCATCGCGCTGCTCATCTGCTACGACGTGGAGTTCCCCGAGGCCGTGCGCGCGGCGGCGCTCGCGGGCGCCCACCTCGTCGCGGTCCCGACGGCGCAGATGCACCCGTTCGAGCTGGTGGCCGAGCAGGTGGTCCGGGTCCGCGCCTGGGAGAACCAGGTCCACGTCGCCTACGTCGACCGCGACGGGCACGAGGGGTCGTTCGACTACGTGGGCCGCAGCAGCGTCGTCGCCCCGGACGGGACGGTCCTGGCGTCGGTGGAGCACGGCGAGGCGCTGCTGTTCGCCACGGTCGACCCCGGGGCGGTCGAGCGGGCCCAGCGGGCGAACCCCTACCTGGCCGACCGCCGCGCCGCGCTGTACGGGCCGCTCGTGGGGTGA
- a CDS encoding SDR family oxidoreductase, whose product MRLAEQLDGKRFLLTGVTGFIGEALLQRLLVDLPGTTVVALVRPKPGQSGEDRLRSLLRKPIFRAAGDADDLLKTRVEALEGDLSNVPELPADIDVVVHCAGDVSFDPLIQDAFTTNVVGTRALVERTLEANERGHGAVHYVHVSTAYVGGRRRGAVPERAVEHSVDWRSETESGLRLAARIEEDSRLEERLKGFLRAAERDHGRAGPLSVAAGAEERRVKWVVAQQKAAGLERARTLGWTDCYTFTKAMGERLVEEVAAPVIPTTILRPSIVESAVKHPSPGWIEGFKMAEPIILAYGRGELTEFPAAPDSVMDVVPIDHVVNAILKASATPPPLSRPAYYHVSSGARNPLTFREIYEYIREYFTAHPFDSSPAVMPTWDFPGGRAVERKIRAGELLTGAGDRLLAFAPRSRKVREASRKLDGARRQIDFARRYMDLYKAYTEAELRFVDDNTLALHRALDPADVELFGFDTSTVDWRHYWLESHCPSVTTQMRKYEEIRRRRTATENNGPRALRPAGEGGAPVLAVFDLAGTLLPGTVVDTYLTLRLSSLDAPARIAEFGRVMRHLPGWIAAERRDRGSFLRSLFRGYAGVDLDALEQYVDDVFAPDFLASISSDALRRIQAHRDAGHRTVLMTGDVRQVTRPLAGLFDEVVCTELDEQVVDGTRRASGFLTSPPLVGEARAAWVRRYAEVEGADLSASYAYADSHVDLPLLKAVGNPTAVSPDVPLFRVARGSRWPVADWAASSPTRRLRVPQQVLAGTD is encoded by the coding sequence GTGCGATTGGCTGAGCAGCTCGACGGCAAGCGGTTCCTCCTGACCGGGGTGACGGGCTTCATCGGTGAGGCGTTGCTGCAGCGTCTGCTGGTCGACCTGCCCGGCACGACGGTGGTGGCGCTGGTCCGTCCCAAGCCCGGTCAGAGCGGCGAGGACCGGCTGCGCTCGCTGCTGCGCAAGCCGATCTTCCGGGCCGCCGGGGACGCCGACGACCTGCTCAAGACGCGCGTCGAGGCCCTCGAGGGCGACCTGTCGAACGTGCCGGAACTGCCCGCCGACATCGACGTCGTCGTGCACTGCGCCGGCGACGTCTCCTTCGACCCGCTCATCCAGGACGCCTTCACCACCAACGTCGTCGGCACCCGCGCGCTGGTGGAACGCACGCTGGAGGCCAACGAGCGCGGCCACGGCGCCGTCCACTACGTCCACGTCTCGACGGCCTACGTGGGGGGCCGCCGGCGCGGGGCCGTGCCCGAGCGCGCGGTCGAGCACAGCGTCGACTGGCGCAGCGAGACCGAGTCCGGGCTGCGGCTGGCCGCGCGCATCGAGGAGGACTCCCGCCTGGAGGAGCGCCTGAAGGGGTTCCTGCGCGCCGCCGAGCGCGACCACGGCCGGGCCGGGCCGCTGTCGGTGGCCGCCGGCGCCGAGGAGCGCCGCGTGAAGTGGGTCGTCGCCCAGCAGAAGGCCGCGGGCCTGGAACGGGCGCGCACGCTGGGCTGGACGGACTGCTACACCTTCACCAAGGCCATGGGCGAGCGGCTGGTCGAGGAGGTCGCCGCCCCCGTGATCCCCACGACGATCCTGCGCCCGAGCATCGTCGAGTCGGCCGTGAAGCACCCCAGCCCCGGCTGGATCGAGGGCTTCAAGATGGCCGAGCCGATCATCCTGGCCTACGGGCGCGGGGAGCTGACCGAGTTCCCGGCCGCTCCCGACTCCGTCATGGACGTCGTGCCGATCGACCACGTCGTCAACGCGATCCTCAAGGCGTCGGCGACCCCGCCGCCGCTGTCGCGGCCGGCGTACTACCACGTGTCCTCCGGGGCCCGGAACCCGCTGACGTTCCGGGAGATCTACGAGTACATCCGCGAGTACTTCACCGCGCACCCCTTCGACTCCTCCCCGGCGGTCATGCCGACGTGGGACTTCCCCGGGGGCCGGGCCGTCGAGCGCAAGATCCGCGCCGGGGAGCTGCTGACGGGTGCCGGCGACCGCCTGCTGGCCTTCGCCCCGCGCTCGCGCAAGGTGCGCGAGGCGTCCCGCAAGCTGGACGGGGCGCGTCGCCAGATCGACTTCGCCCGCCGCTACATGGACCTGTACAAGGCGTACACCGAGGCCGAGCTGCGGTTCGTCGACGACAACACCCTGGCCCTGCACCGGGCCCTGGACCCGGCCGACGTGGAGCTGTTCGGCTTCGACACCTCCACGGTCGACTGGCGGCACTACTGGCTGGAGTCGCACTGCCCGTCGGTGACGACCCAGATGCGCAAGTACGAGGAGATCCGCCGCCGGCGCACGGCGACGGAGAACAACGGGCCCCGGGCGCTGCGGCCGGCCGGTGAGGGTGGCGCGCCGGTCCTGGCGGTCTTCGACCTGGCCGGGACGCTGCTGCCGGGCACGGTCGTCGACACGTACCTCACGCTGCGGCTGTCGTCGCTGGACGCGCCGGCCCGGATCGCGGAGTTCGGCCGCGTCATGCGGCACCTGCCGGGCTGGATCGCCGCCGAGCGCCGCGACCGCGGCAGCTTCCTGCGCTCGCTGTTCCGCGGCTACGCCGGGGTGGACCTCGACGCCCTCGAGCAGTACGTCGACGACGTCTTCGCCCCGGACTTCCTGGCCTCGATCTCCTCCGACGCGCTGCGCCGCATCCAGGCCCACCGCGACGCCGGGCACCGCACGGTCCTCATGACCGGCGACGTCCGGCAGGTCACGCGGCCGCTGGCCGGGCTGTTCGACGAGGTCGTGTGCACCGAGCTCGACGAGCAGGTCGTCGACGGCACGCGCCGCGCGAGCGGCTTCCTCACCTCCCCGCCGCTGGTCGGGGAGGCCCGGGCGGCGTGGGTGCGCCGGTACGCCGAGGTCGAGGGGGCGGACCTGTCCGCCAGCTACGCCTACGCCGACTCCCACGTGGACCTGCCGCTGCTGAAGGCCGTCGGCAACCCCACCGCCGTCTCCCCCGACGTGCCGCTCTTCCGCGTCGCCCGGGGCTCGCGCTGGCCCGTCGCGGACTGGGCCGCGTCGTCGCCGACGCGGCGCCTGCGGGTGCCGCAGCAGGTGCTGGCGGGGACGGACTGA
- a CDS encoding lysophospholipid acyltransferase family protein, which yields MGIPRPSRIVRALPLLRKHSSGSSEGGGRSVHRNDWVRSAPATTVRSALQQVLMGPVIRSQVRVHTHDVEALDRLGTAAVLVANHSSHLDAPVILEALGARRRRRVAIAAAADYFFDVWWRAAPSGLVIGTYPLERRGGRGANPSAQLLADGWSLVIFAEGGRSYTGEMRPFKKGAAYLALEAGVPVVPIALRGTFEAMPPKRNWPVPGRPDVHVTFGEPLHGRQGEKAGDFTARIEEAVAKLLANS from the coding sequence ATGGGAATCCCGCGACCGTCCCGGATCGTCCGGGCACTGCCGTTGCTGCGCAAGCACTCCAGCGGCTCCTCCGAGGGCGGTGGACGGTCCGTCCACCGCAACGACTGGGTCCGCTCGGCGCCGGCGACCACGGTGCGCTCGGCGCTGCAGCAGGTCCTGATGGGCCCGGTGATCCGCTCGCAGGTGCGGGTCCACACCCACGACGTGGAGGCGCTGGACCGGCTGGGGACGGCGGCCGTGCTGGTCGCCAACCACTCCTCGCACCTGGACGCGCCCGTGATCCTGGAGGCGCTGGGCGCGCGCCGGCGCCGGCGGGTGGCCATCGCGGCCGCGGCGGACTACTTCTTCGACGTGTGGTGGCGCGCGGCCCCCTCGGGCCTGGTCATCGGGACCTACCCGCTGGAACGGCGCGGCGGCCGCGGGGCGAACCCGTCGGCGCAGCTGCTCGCGGACGGCTGGAGCCTGGTGATCTTCGCCGAGGGCGGCCGCAGCTACACGGGCGAGATGCGTCCCTTCAAGAAGGGCGCGGCCTACCTGGCCCTGGAGGCCGGCGTCCCCGTCGTCCCGATCGCGCTGCGCGGGACGTTCGAGGCCATGCCGCCCAAGCGCAACTGGCCCGTGCCCGGCCGTCCCGACGTGCACGTGACGTTCGGGGAGCCGCTGCACGGCCGCCAGGGCGAGAAGGCCGGGGACTTCACCGCGCGCATCGAGGAAGCGGTCGCGAAGCTCCTCGCGAACTCCTGA
- a CDS encoding transglycosylase family protein, producing MPAIRRVPARHRASTPAPAKTLRRGLLVAAAAGAAGAAVLGPASSASAAPVEQWDRLAQCEASGNWHINTGNGYYGGVQFNPRTWTSFGGGQFAPRADLASREQQIVVAERVLAVQGWRAWPSCSRRLGLNGAADPVGMEAALLHPAPAPAPAPAPAPAPAPAPAPAPAPAPAPAPVVEAAPAALRTHVVAPGETLYRIAVNNGVVGGYVAVWNANRAAIGDNPAHIVVGQVLVLP from the coding sequence ATGCCTGCGATCCGTCGCGTCCCCGCGCGCCACCGCGCGTCCACTCCCGCCCCCGCCAAGACGCTGCGTCGCGGACTGCTCGTGGCGGCCGCCGCGGGTGCCGCCGGCGCCGCGGTCCTCGGCCCCGCCTCCAGCGCCTCCGCCGCTCCCGTCGAGCAGTGGGACCGCCTGGCCCAGTGCGAGGCCAGCGGCAACTGGCACATCAACACCGGCAACGGCTACTACGGCGGGGTCCAGTTCAACCCCCGCACGTGGACCAGCTTCGGCGGCGGGCAGTTCGCCCCCCGCGCCGACCTCGCCTCCCGCGAGCAGCAGATCGTCGTCGCCGAGCGCGTCCTGGCCGTCCAGGGCTGGCGCGCCTGGCCGTCCTGCTCCCGCAGGCTGGGCCTGAACGGCGCCGCCGACCCCGTCGGCATGGAGGCGGCCCTGCTGCACCCCGCGCCGGCCCCCGCTCCTGCCCCGGCGCCCGCTCCTGCCCCGGCGCCCGCTCCGGCGCCCGCTCCGGCCCCGGCTCCCGCCCCGGCCCCGGTCGTCGAGGCCGCGCCCGCGGCGCTGCGCACGCACGTCGTCGCCCCCGGCGAGACGCTGTACCGGATCGCGGTGAACAACGGCGTGGTCGGCGGCTACGTGGCCGTCTGGAACGCCAACCGCGCCGCCATCGGCGACAACCCGGCCCACATCGTCGTCGGTCAGGTCCTCGTCCTGCCCTGA
- a CDS encoding TrmH family RNA methyltransferase, giving the protein MSEVEQQRVVGVGPWDGDWPDDPRYDPELLREGDRRNVVDTYRYWSNEAIVADLDTRRHPLHVAVENWQHDANIGSVVRTANAVNAAGAHVVGHKRWNRRGAMVTDRYLSTHHHADVAALAAWAAGRGLPIVGIDNVEGSVPLETYDLPRACVLLFGQEGPGLTDEAVGHCVDVLAIAQFGSTRSINVGAAAAVAMHAWVRRHVFGQRPGDGSGGVPPA; this is encoded by the coding sequence GTGAGTGAGGTCGAGCAGCAGCGGGTCGTCGGCGTCGGGCCCTGGGACGGGGACTGGCCCGACGACCCGCGCTACGACCCCGAGCTCCTGCGCGAGGGGGACCGCCGCAACGTCGTCGACACGTACCGCTACTGGTCGAACGAGGCGATCGTCGCCGACCTCGACACCCGCCGGCACCCGCTGCACGTGGCGGTGGAGAACTGGCAGCACGACGCGAACATCGGCTCCGTCGTGCGGACCGCGAACGCCGTGAACGCCGCCGGGGCCCACGTCGTGGGGCACAAGCGGTGGAACCGGCGCGGGGCGATGGTCACCGACCGGTACCTGAGCACCCACCACCACGCCGACGTGGCGGCACTGGCGGCCTGGGCGGCCGGGCGGGGCCTGCCGATCGTCGGCATCGACAACGTCGAGGGGTCGGTGCCGCTGGAGACCTACGACCTGCCGCGCGCGTGCGTGCTGCTCTTCGGGCAGGAGGGGCCGGGGCTGACCGACGAGGCCGTCGGCCACTGCGTCGACGTCCTGGCCATCGCCCAGTTCGGCTCGACCCGGTCCATCAACGTCGGTGCCGCCGCCGCGGTGGCGATGCACGCGTGGGTGCGGCGGCACGTGTTCGGGCAACGGCCCGGGGACGGCTCCGGGGGAGTCCCGCCGGCCTGA
- a CDS encoding ABC transporter permease — protein sequence MRGQWWIIARREMTERLRDKGFIFSTLFLFLIVAAAAVLPGVFSGGTNDYDVAVTSDSRPLVATALASEDRDDRVHLKDTADVAAAEAAVRAGDVDAAVVVDSGAASIVGDRTVGDTLTSILTNRVVNAQTVLGFEAVGVDRADVERVLALPPPATRLLAPDAVDPLTVYLLGLAFAIIFFQIVIIFGYSIAQSVVQEKQTRVIELLVTTVPVRQLLIGKILGNGILAFGQVLLLVGAGVGALAAAQPDLLSSIPGIPTAAVWFLVFFLFGFAMLSCLWAAAGAMASRLEDLQSTATPVQMFVMLPFFATFFTNDPGTLQTVLSYVPLTSPMTMPKRVVQGDVALWEPLVSLGIIALTAVLFVSVARRLYENSLLQTGRSLGLKSAWRKAA from the coding sequence GTGAGGGGCCAGTGGTGGATCATCGCCCGGCGTGAGATGACCGAACGCCTGCGCGACAAGGGCTTCATCTTCTCGACGCTGTTCCTCTTCCTCATCGTGGCGGCCGCAGCCGTCCTGCCCGGGGTGTTCTCCGGCGGCACCAACGACTACGACGTCGCCGTCACCTCCGACTCCCGGCCCCTGGTCGCCACCGCCCTGGCCTCCGAGGACCGCGACGACCGCGTCCACCTGAAGGACACCGCCGACGTCGCCGCCGCCGAGGCCGCCGTGCGGGCCGGGGACGTCGACGCGGCCGTCGTCGTGGACTCCGGCGCCGCCTCGATCGTCGGGGACCGCACCGTGGGCGACACCCTCACCTCGATCCTGACGAACCGGGTCGTCAACGCCCAGACCGTCCTGGGGTTCGAGGCCGTCGGCGTCGACCGCGCCGACGTCGAGCGCGTCCTGGCGCTGCCGCCGCCCGCGACGCGGCTTCTGGCCCCCGACGCCGTCGACCCGCTGACCGTCTACCTGCTCGGCCTGGCGTTCGCGATCATCTTCTTCCAGATCGTCATCATCTTCGGGTACTCCATCGCGCAGAGCGTCGTGCAGGAGAAGCAGACCCGCGTCATCGAGCTCCTCGTGACGACGGTCCCCGTGCGGCAGCTGCTCATCGGCAAGATCCTCGGCAACGGGATCCTCGCCTTCGGCCAGGTGCTGCTGCTCGTCGGGGCCGGGGTGGGGGCCCTGGCCGCCGCCCAGCCCGACCTGCTGTCCTCGATCCCGGGGATCCCGACGGCGGCGGTGTGGTTCCTGGTGTTCTTCCTCTTCGGGTTCGCGATGCTGTCGTGCCTGTGGGCGGCGGCCGGGGCGATGGCCAGCCGGCTGGAGGACCTGCAGTCCACCGCGACGCCCGTGCAGATGTTCGTCATGCTGCCGTTCTTCGCGACGTTCTTCACCAACGACCCCGGGACCCTGCAGACCGTCCTCAGCTACGTCCCGCTGACCTCGCCCATGACCATGCCGAAGCGGGTCGTCCAGGGCGACGTCGCGCTGTGGGAACCGCTGGTCTCGCTCGGGATCATCGCCCTGACGGCCGTGCTGTTCGTGAGCGTCGCCCGCAGGCTGTACGAGAACAGCCTGCTGCAGACCGGCCGCTCGCTCGGGCTGAAGTCTGCGTGGCGCAAGGCGGCCTGA
- a CDS encoding ABC transporter ATP-binding protein — translation MLVLDNITRRFGDRLALDDVSLSVPDGRMVGFVGANGAGKTTTMRIALGVLAADSGTVTFRGQVPDLALRRRFGYMPEERGLYPKGRLLEQLVFLARLHGVDRGVAAKRGQDLLDRLGLGERANDKLESLSLGNQQRVQVAASLVHDPELLVLDEPFSGLDPLAVDAMADLLREKTAAGVGVLFSSHQLDLVDRLCDDLVILHAGRVVAAGEPEKLRRERGGSRYELVTDADLDWVRDVAGVRLAERREHGVVLELLDTHADLDQKILAEAVRRGPVRSFAPLLPTLSELFQEVSR, via the coding sequence GTGCTCGTCCTCGACAACATCACCCGCCGGTTCGGGGACCGTCTCGCGCTCGACGACGTCAGCCTCAGCGTCCCCGACGGACGCATGGTCGGCTTCGTCGGCGCGAACGGTGCCGGGAAGACCACCACGATGCGGATCGCCCTGGGCGTCCTCGCCGCCGACTCCGGGACGGTGACGTTCCGCGGGCAGGTCCCCGACCTGGCCCTGCGCCGCCGGTTCGGGTACATGCCGGAGGAACGCGGCCTGTACCCCAAGGGCCGGCTGCTCGAGCAGCTCGTGTTCCTCGCCCGCCTGCACGGCGTCGACCGCGGTGTCGCCGCCAAGCGCGGTCAGGACCTGCTCGATCGCCTCGGGCTGGGCGAGCGCGCGAACGACAAGCTGGAGTCCCTGTCGCTGGGCAACCAGCAGCGCGTCCAGGTCGCCGCTTCCCTCGTCCACGACCCCGAGCTCCTGGTCCTGGACGAACCGTTCTCCGGCCTGGACCCCCTCGCCGTCGACGCCATGGCGGACCTGCTGCGCGAGAAGACCGCCGCGGGCGTCGGCGTGCTGTTCTCCAGCCACCAGCTGGACCTCGTCGACCGGCTGTGCGACGACCTCGTCATCCTGCACGCCGGCCGCGTCGTGGCCGCCGGCGAACCGGAGAAGCTGCGCCGCGAACGCGGCGGGTCGCGCTACGAGCTCGTCACCGACGCCGACCTCGACTGGGTCCGCGACGTGGCCGGGGTCCGCCTGGCCGAGCGCCGCGAGCACGGCGTCGTCCTCGAACTGCTCGACACGCACGCCGACCTCGACCAGAAGATCCTCGCCGAAGCCGTCCGCCGCGGGCCGGTGCGCTCCTTCGCGCCGCTGCTGCCGACGCTGTCCGAACTGTTCCAGGAGGTGTCCCGGTGA